The sequence GCTGGAGCACCAAGCGATGATATACAAATACCTGGTGGCTGGCTTGCCAGTGCCACCAGACCTGGTTATGCCAATTCGTCGCAGCTTTGAGGCTCTTTCTGCCCGTTTCTTCCACCATCCTTCTTGTAAAATAATCTCATTCTTTTACTGTCTATAAGTGTATGCGCAAACTCATGCAAGGAGCACTCACATGAATCTATGTATATGCTATGAGATGCTAAGTTGCTACTAATTGATGTATGAAGGTTAGGAGAGAATCTTTATTGGAACTGTGGCTACAAGCCAATTGGTGAATGATAATTTCTTTTGAGAACTTGGAGCCCTGCCTATGATTATGGTCATTGGTGATGCCACGGGTCATCTTAAGAGAGCTTTTGTAAACTTCTTGCTAGAAAGTGCTGATATATAATCTATGTTCATATACTTGTTGACTGCTAGTTGTAATTTGTAAATGATGCCATCAATGACTTTCTGTTTCTATGTTGGGGACCTGAGCTCCATTCTTGAAGACAATATTTAGATTGTaaaacctttttcttttatgactTAGCtaatgagaaaattgaaaatcaatgAGACTAATTATAAGGATCTACTGGTTTCTGGGAATCGACTGTTgtgacttttttcttttctggctATTCATCACGCAGTGGGCTATTGTTCCTATTATGGGAAGAAATTTGATCCTGAGCCTGGGAGATGCCGGAGGACAGATGGAAAGAAGTGGAGGTGCTCTAAAGACGCACATCCAGACTCCAAATATTGCGAGCGGCACATGCACCGTGGTCGCAACCGTTCAAGAAAGCCTGTGGAATCCCAATCTAATTCGCAGCCCATGTCAACTGCGATGTCCCACATATCTAGTGGGTGCGGTAGTAACAGTGGAAGCTTCCAAGTCAGTGGCAGTGGAAGCTTTCAGAACATGCCGTTGTATTCTGTTGTTAATTCAGAAGGATCATCTTTTGGAAGCAATGTGACAAAGCTGCAGATGGAACCTATTTCCTATGGAATTGATAACAAGGAATTCAGGTACATTTGTTGAAAGTTAGTCGATTATCGTACTATCCGCAGAACATGCTCCTAGTGGCAAGCTAActaataaaatggaaaaatcgtagtattttggaaaatgtaagaaaaattTCCCAGATTCCTTTTGATCTCCCTCGACAAGCCAATGTGGGGAAAGAAAAGATCTCCTTTCACTTGATTCAGAGCATCTAGAGAAGTGGCCCCAGGAGCATGTGAATGTGTTTGTTGGTTTCAAGTAAATACAGAAGATGATAGGATTAAAAAGTTTTCATTGCTGTAGACATTTAAGAAACTAAGTATACTACTTACAAAGTAAGCCAATTTCTACAGAAGGATGTGATGTGCTATTGAACCTTGTGATTCACATAACGAATCCCATTATTCAAGTTTCTTCCCCCATCTTGCAAATAAAGATGAATCAGAATTTTGTTTGAACCTTTTTCTCTGATAAAATGCAAGGTTTGGAGAAAGCCCCTCTATTTCCTTATGTTTCTGTAACTGGCtgacttctttttttctttataagagaaaaatcaaGACTTATGTCTCACATTCATGGGAATAAAGTGAGTTATAATATATCATCCATTTGTCTTTACAAATTCATTCTGACTATTAGAAATAACTGTAGTAGGTTAGCCTTAACCACCCAAATTTATCACGTTTAAAGTACTACTGCTATTCCCAGAAACTACTTTCCCTGATATTGTACTCTTTTCATCATCTTGACATCAATTGCTAACATCCCCCTAGGAAACTATGCTTGTTGCAATAAGTGACCTGCTGGTGCTTTAagtcattttgaattttgtctTTCTGTTTGACCTCATAAGCTTATAACATCCATGCTCTGGATGGAAACAAGAAGGGCCTCTGCAGCAGCTTCCATTAGTATGCTGTGTAAATGTGAAGTCCTAAGAGTTCAAGGGTATTATTTACGACTTATGACTACCTTACCTTAGCTCTTCTAGTCCCAAGTAACAAATCTTGTCCAACTCCTTTTTTCCCGTCCTTTTCTAGCACGTGTCTGAACTCCTATATGTTAAATTTGGATGaatttactttatattctAACTGATCTATTTATTACTTCATCCAACTTTTTTCACTATGAAAGAACGAATATTCTGTGTTCCCACCTCATTCCAAGCAAGAGAAGAAATACAAagcaattataaatatttctttatatattcaGATATGTTTCTTATGCTGACTAAGTGTTTGATTTCTGCCTAACAAGCAACATGAGCAGCCAGGTAAGCATCAAAGCTTCACATGTTACATCAGTGGCTAGTTTTTTCCATGACTCTCCGCTTAAAATAGCACCActtgttatttttctctaaattttgACTTGGTTATATGGTCTGGAATGATTGTATCAAATTCATTGTTAGAAAGCTCTGATTTGACCTTGCAAAATATTCTTCATTAAGCTATTAGTTTCCCCGACATTGTTAGCTTTACTTAAGTTGGATTGTCTTGGATAGTGGATTTGAAACTTTGTCTAGGTGGTGGGTTCTTAGTATTATCTGCTGTACATTTATACTTAAGGTTCAACTATTCACTGACGTGAAGCATGATCCTCTCTCTGGTGATGTTTtaccataattataaaattctagATGTTTTTCTGGCTTGTATGATATGAAAAGCAACATCGAATGCTATTAGTGTTAGAGTTACTTACGGAAGTGTTACACTTGCAATGCAAGTATATTAGTAAGAGAAGTTGGATTTGGAAGCTTTCAGTATAGATCTGAAAGCTAACTCTTGAGCCCTTGAAAGGTTCTTCTATAGGCCATATGAATTCCATTATCTATCTGCTGTTTGGTGGCTGGCAAAGCATTCTCTGTCACATTCTTGGCAACAATCATTTATTTGTCAAGGTTTTAAAAGAATGTCAAGTTGCAGGATGTTGAAGGCTTCTTCAGATATATCATCTACTGGAGTATGGTTTAATTCACACGTTTCAGACACCTATCTAATTTATTGATACATTGATGGCGACCAAGTTTGATTGTCGTTCACACTACTACACTATACCTAGTGTCATGATTATACACCAGATAAATATAAAGTCTTCTGTAGCTAAGTCATTTTACCTGGAGAAgctcctttttgtttttgcctTCTGTTGAGGCTCACTATTTTATGTAGCCAGTCATTTGTCTGctttatgtcattttttccTTAGTTTGTGTCTAATGTCAAGTCTCATTGGTTGGTTCTTGAGTTATGCTTGAGTTATAGTTCTATGTGTTACACTTTCAACTTTGACTGTCAACTTGTTTGGTGTGGGAGTTGATGTTGGGGCAGACTGGTGATGGCTCTTTTATCGCTTGCATAATATGGTTCTTCCTTCCAATGTCTTGCACTTCCTTCATTTAGACAAAAGTAAGTTTAGTGCATGTCAGTGCAGGGAGAATGCGAAAAGTTGTTTTAGTTAAATGGTATAGAATGAATAATATAGAACAAAGCAAGAAGATGcatcaaaaagtaaaatttccTCGAAGAACAAAGAGATGCTGCTTACTAAACGAACTTTACATATGGAACAGTgaagaataaaagtaaaatgcTAAGTTGAACTgtgaaattgatttttgtcaTCATCTGGTCCGCTGCAAGTGACAATTACTGGGGTATTTATTGTCTATATTCCTTGCAGCTGGTTCCTGCCAGATATCACTTGCCTTGCGAAGTTAATAGATCCCTGGTTGGGTGGGAGTTGAGCACATACTTGGAGAACTGAAAGTACCATTCTATCAGATTTATCCATATCTATCATAGGATAATAGAGTTCTCTTCCCCCCTTAAAAGAATGTGGAGTTATCAACAGATTTCAGGGTCCCCATTTCTTTGTTGCACAAGTCATGCTCTAAAGATTTTGTTCCCAATCGGTCAATTTCACCCCTGATTTCGATGTCTAGTGCCATGCAGAGACATTTGGTGGATTATTGATGTATATTGAGGTAGGTTCCTCAAGTCGAGAACAAGTTGGGAGATGAATAGAACTGAACCtgataatatttgatgattatGAATGCAAGACAAATTTATGATAGTCGCATCTTAGAAACGTAGGTTCGATGCTACTGTTCATTCCCTTTGTTATAGCCTGTTTCTGCTTTCCAACTAGGAAATCAGTCACTGCGGTAGCTCCACTGATTTTGAATACTGATTGAAAACTtgtctcttttcttttgtggGCAGTTTCTTGAGATGCAGATAAGGTTTTTGGCTTCttaattcagaaaattaagaatttgatCTTTGCTTCAGTGAATGAGAATGTGGTCTTTGTTGATATCCAACTGAAAGTCATTTTAATATACAGGTATGTTCATGGACTAACTCCTGATGCTGATGACCACAGTTTCTCTCCGGAGGTTTCTGGAAGTGTGGGAAGTCTGGGTCTAGGCTCTTGTGCAGGAACCGGCTCATGGCGACTCATGCCGTCTCAAGTCCCATCAAGTTCCCTGTTAAAGCAGAAATCTGATTCCCTTTTGCTGGGCCCTTCTTCTACTCAACAAAATATGCCTCATGCTTTTGAGCCAATCACTACTACTGCCTCGAAACAGCGGCAGCAGCACTGCTTTTTGGGGAATGAGATTGGTTCGCCGGGTGCCGTAAAGCAGGAGCAACATCCGGTGCATCCATTCTTTAGCGAGTGGCCCACAACTAAAGAATCATGGTCCACCCTGGATGACGATGATGGGTCCAACAAAAATGTTTTCTCCTCGACCCAGCTCTCCATTTCAATTCCGAGGGCATCGTCTGACTTTTCTTCAAGAGCTGCTTACTCCCAAAACGGTGAGTTGAAGGGGCTACAACTGTAGCAACCAAGGTAGAAAATTCTTGTCTGACCAAGCTTGGCCAGATCCAaccaattttattacaatgtTCATGTAATCGGTCACTCCCATTGTATGCCACGCCCATGATGTAGCAAGTGTAATTCACATGCCGGACATTTGGGTTTTGCCATACCAAGTTCGGGTTAAAACCTCTGCGAGCCCCACGATAGCCATCATAGcttgaaattactaaaattcaGAGTACtaactgaaatttttttatttattgacgCACAGATGCTTGAGGGAAGATGCTTAGAACAATAAAACCAATCAGGTGGCTGCTGCTTTGCTGATTGACGGCGTAGTTCGTGGACGTATGTGCTTGTTATGAAGTTCAATGTAACCGTATCAGTTGTCGacttttttaatgttttttaacTGTCATTGGTGTTCAGCATACTCTTTAAGTGAACTCTATATGTTGTAAAGTCAGATTCTTCCTCAACTTCAGCACCTTTGAATAAGCGTATTGTATTAGTCTTTGCCCCTAGTGCTGACGCCTTCGGTTTTGCTTATAACTATTGGCCGTAATAAAGCAAAGAATTTGTGAATATATCTTCGAATACTAacatttgatgatattaacctCAATAGCTTGTCTTGTCACTTCTGTACTAATTTCTTGGTGATCATCGGTTTTCGTGGTGTTGAGGTCTGATTCTTCTTCAACTTCCACCGCATTCTAAAAGCCGCTGTGTTTTTTACCGGAGTCATCGCTACGTACTTAAGAGATAGCTTAAATAAAGTTCTCCGAAACAGTGGAAGTGTTTTTATGTCCGAAGATTATGGCTATGGATGAAGAGATCTCGAGATTCCCATGTTACTAGAAATCTTTACTGCAGGTCGATTGTGATGTACTGAAGAATCCTATGAACTTCATTGTAAACTAATATCAAAGCAGCAAAATCAAGTTGACCGAAAGTAGTTCATTTCCATTAAACTAAATGCAGACTCAGGAAAACCGTAAAACAGAATGGAAAgcgaaagaaaaagaaaaaaagataatgcaatttatctttttcgttttttctTCATGTGTTCATAAAAAAGTACGAAAAAgtccttataaaaaataaagagtaattTATCCATGTGACACGAAAAATGATACGATTTAGCCCCCTTAGgagggggtaaattatattattttttaaatcatagggggtaaagtgcattttgttttttcagagagatattttttacacttttccATTAatacagggggtaaattgcattcaaCCCTTTCGAAAAGGGACTACGTGTAATTAACCTTAataactatataaattttttttggagaagAGCCTTTTGATTCATAATTACAGGAAGATTCACCGGTATAATGTGCAGAATGCACTTTAGTCATGCAAAAGGTCTCAGTATAACCACCCGAAAATAGTCAAATCTTCGAACCTGCCAGATAGAATTTCCCAGTTCATCAATGAGGGAAGAGAACACACACTGACAATGTATGAAAAATCACAATTCAAACAGGAAAAAGTTTCCAGCTTCACCCAAGTTGGTACAGGAGTTTTTACATTGTTTCATTTGTATGAATCTCCGGTAAGCACAATTATAGTAAAACGAGATAACTTTCTTCTACTAAAAGACTCTACTCTATTAAACGGGAATCCCCAAATTCATGCTGGTGTGAGTATGAGTATCCAAGACACTTGTCTCACTGGAATATATCTCTGAAGGATTATTAGTGTAGATGAATGTGTTGAGAAACATCACCACATGAAATTTACTACATTGTATGTCATGTATATGATGGGCTAACTTTTCATATAGCTTGTACAGCACATATCTCGTGACAATATGAGTATGTGTAGTTAGCCAAATTAATGCGTATCATTCCTATCCTAATTTCCCTGAATTCGGCAATCTGACTTACTATTTGACGTCTAATAGATGCAAAGTTACCATTTATGAATTAGGATTTGAACATGAGCTTGGAAGTTAATAGATGTAAATATTATCTTAGCATTTTAAAGCAGACAAAACTAGCAAGGCAGGTCACTGGAAAGGGCTCTAGATACAACCAAAATGACATGAAGAAGAGAAACTTTTTGAAAGATAACAAGCATCATCTATGCAGAGTATCtaaacaattacataattcaGTGTTTGTGAGGTCTAAGCTAGCTTAACTATATTCCACTATCAACAGTAGggcaaatataaaaaaagacgACGATGATGGGGATGGAAAATGCCATTTAATACAATTCTCTAAGGGGAGAAAATGGTAGCatgcaaataataaattatcctGGCATACCTCTATCCTAAGGGAAGAAGCGACGACTGACACTTTCTAAACAACCGGAAATATGTTTAGCATGGGAAACCATCATGTTTTTGACGTCAGGAAAATCTCTTATCTGTGTTAGACCATCAAGCTTGAAGCCCGGAAATGATACAAACTCTCTTTGTTTCATATCAGATATGTGAGATCCAGTGTCACCCCAGCAGTTTCCTGCACTACTTCTGCTTTCAAGTACACTTCCAGCTTGTGCATCATCTATTGCACCTCTTCTTGTGACCATAAAAGCTAAAACATCTAAAAAATATGCGGTTGAGCCTAGACATGTCACACTTCAAGTGTATTAAAGTATTATATACCAGAAATTTTTCAGTTGACAAACTAAAAAGATTTCAGTATGGAAAATATACCACTATGACTTAGTGTAGGAAGGTAATTGGCTGGAAGGCCAATGCCGACACCAAGCAAAGTGATCCCAACATGAAATCCAGCACCACAGCCGGCTCCAACATAGCCAATTACCTCAGGGCCAAAGCCGGGGCCCCATCCTATGCCGCAACCAATCCCTGCTCCGATGCCCCAAAAGGTTCCATATGTTGGATGAACTGGATTCCACCTCTCATATCTCCTGAAAAGACTCTTTATAATCATCTTTACCTGAGAattcaaacacaaaataaaagaatgaagATAAGAGTTACTGAATTGAAAGTTCACAAATTAGTACTGCTGTACATGAAGCATCAAGAAGAAGTTCCTGAACCCAAAAGCATCATATATACATCCATTGACTATATCAGTAATGGAATAAGGGAGTTCTTTCATCTATTATTCCACTTTGTACTCAACGATCTCATTTTGGACAAGATTCTACTTATATGATCCTATAATAAGCAAACAATCTTCcgattaaaaaaaacttcCCAGGAAATGCACAATCAAAACTTAAATTCTCaaaatactattaaaaaatataatcatcatCCATCACCATTTCGTCATACAAAGAGTAATTCCTATACATAAAAACGCAATAAGcagatacaaatatatacaatcaCGCATATTCAAGCGTCGAGCATCAAACATCATATAAACGAACAATTGAATCACATTCAGCTGGAAATTCATCCAAATTCAACTAAAAAACGCAACTACGCTCAAGCAATAGGAAACTTCACATGCAACAGTGACACCGCATTTGCTCAATCTATGACCGAACCATCTAAAATTGAGGGAGAAAATAAGACACAAACAAAACCTGGATTTCCACTGGCAGGTATCCATGCGCTTGAGCTAAAAAGTGCGTAAGCTTCAAGTATCACCGCGAGATTTTTGAAATGGATAACTCCAGGACGAAAAACGCTTTATTCAATCAGGAATGATGGTCTCTGTTTCAGCCCGAGGAGGCCCGTCTAAAATTTGAGGCTGAAATTGCCCTCGGAGCATGGGTCCATTGTGGGTGGCCCCCACTTCCACTCACAAAAAGTTGTACTGATTTGGACAGGGCAATGGTTACCTGACCGTAAATCACTGGTCgaaataaaaactttttcttaagatttaggaataattacatttttctactctaaaatttagtgtaattatatgtaaattttttataatttaaaattatatataactatttatGAAGTTTCTTctgattaataaataagtctccttattttcttatttttttattaatatcaacaaattcagtgaactttgactaaatgaaatattatttattagataaaagcaaatttttgaggtgctaaatataatttttcaaactacaagggacctaattataattatatcaattttaaataaatgaaatgtaattatccctaaaatttaaatactatttACCCCTCAAGTATTGAAGTAGCATtcgataatttaaattaacaaatgtaACGCTTATTCCTGctacaaaatactaatttttaggacaaaattgtagtgtattatatatatatttgtagtataaagaatttttttaatatttttcatcttatatTTCAACagttatatttgttgtgtgtTTTTTGTACTAATTGTTTGGAATGACTAGTGTAACTTGTCTTGTCCCACATAGGTAgtgtaaatttctttttttttttttttcctatgtATGTTTAGCCAATTTATTATCATTGAAATGAGAAGTGTGGGTAGGTggattttgataaaattaccaCACACACGCTCCTGCTCATCCATTCCCGGTTTGGGCTGGCTTGGCACagttataactttttttgggaaaattatattgaaatcaCTCATTCTTCTCGATTTTGGACTCGTAAAAAGACCAAGTCATGGAGATCGACGAAAATCCTCCTCACTTGGCCGATCTTTTTCCTTGCCGATAAGAGTCCTTTTGCGTATTTTTCTCAACCAACCGGCTAGCTCTTTTATAAATAGCCTCACTTCTGATTCATTCTAAAACACAATTTTTCGAGCTCTCCTCTACTATTTCTCGTCCGAGCTCTCCTCTGCTCTCTCTCGTCCTCCTCCTCTTTCTAATTTTAGTTTGTTGTTTCAAGCTCTCCACCACGAGTGCGCGTATTAGAGAGTTATACTTGTGTTAACCTTGGGGAACGAACGATTTATGCTATTTGCATTGCAGTagcaccaaaaaaaaaatctatattaacatctaattgatttgttactgacttattgtaagtcaaattaatatttttatgaccaaattagcCTCATGCATCTTTacacattaatgcatatgatgaggtatatcttcatcgtTATAATGATAGtttaatctgaaaaaaattatttaacctgcaataagtcagtaattaGTCAAGCGACgctaaatatcaatttttattaagtttttaatatcaataaattcaattaattttaactaacaggGGACTTTTTctttagatgaaagcaaattttaaGAGTGCTAgatatcatttttcaaattacaaggGATTTATGTGTAAGGGAGGGAGTggaattatactttttttttaaattaaaaaataatttgatggtaatttaatatataaaaatatattaataattgtataaatattgttatttcGACAAATCAATATAAGGGGGTAAACGTTACAGTTGATATTGTAATGAGGCGAATGAGATTTCAAGAGTAGATGGGGGCCAGAGTGTATTTAATCCTCGATCAAGCAATCTAGAGTGGAACTGTGTGAACCCAGGACCGCTGCCTGTTACAGTAGCTTTCCCCTTCCACAACTTTTTCAAGTTTCCCGCTATAAATTTTCCAACATTTTTTACACCGTTTcaaaaatcaatcacaaaaagACAGCAAAACAGAGAGAACGAGAGATGAGGAAGAGATCAACCAGGAAATCAGCAGCAGCTGCTCTTCTAGCATCACCCCCACCACCGCCTTCGGCCACGGCGGCGGATACTAGGAGCCCCACTCTATCACCGGCGGAATCTCCCGCAGTACAATTTGACTTCAATCTCAATGGATTCACCGATATCGCCACGTcactgaagaagaagagcaaTAGACACGGCAGTGCAGCTGCATCTGGCTCCAAGCGGATGCTACCTGCTGGATTTTCTCCATTGCCGCAGCTATCGCGGAAAAGTGTAAACACGATTTCTGATCTGAAGGATCTGGCGTCGTCTAATCTGGACTCCATCAAGCGCCAGCTGGAAATGTCGCATGCGGAGCTTTTGAAGGATAATGAGGCATCGAAGTGTCGTCTTCAGAAACGCTTCAAGGTCTTCCTCTCTCGCTCAACAGTCTACATTTATGTGACATTTAAGAACAATTTGAATTATGTAGATTGAGAATTCCTTTTTGCTTAGGTTTTCTTCTATTTGTAAAGCATTAAGACGTccttagttatttttaattttaattttagaatctGACATCTTGCCGTCATGGAATTTCAAATGATTCATGTTGGATTCCTCATCCTGGAAACGCCTCTCGgtttctctcttttcctttttttatgcATACACACGCATTTGCATATATGAACATAGTAACCTAGGACTTAATTAACTTAgatcatgtatattttattacagaaTTATATGTAGCCATTcgatatttatgaataaaacgctcttatgtttttatttctgaTTCTTAATTtgtagaataaaatatttagtcaGTTTCTCAATGAAGCTTTTGctgattttctcttttctgttattgtttaattaacaGTTTGTGTTGCGGATAGTTTAGCCAGTGTGCACGTCACATGTGTACATGCAGCAGAACAGGACGACGTTAGATTAATAGAAGTAGTGATGCGTAATATCCTAATAATCACCGTCTTACATTAGGTGTAAGTTGTTCTGttgttatttgttttgttttgtttgtttttttttaattttgttgaatatgcTAAGGGTACGTGATATGTAATTTACATCCTGTCTGTTTAGGATCTGAAAATTTTCCTGAAGAATTTTTTAAGACAATATTTCCAGAAAGCAAAGTACAATTTGTTTGGCATTGCCCCAGACCATTTTATTGCTTGTGCTCTCGATACTAGATTTTATGTGACAGGATAAATGCATCTAGCCTTTCTTGTTTTAACAGCTCCAGACTCAAGAATGTCAGAAGCTAATGGAAGAAGCAGAGAAAAACTATAAGGAGATGTCTGATCGAATCAATGAAGGTCGAGAAGCAATGAAGGTGGATAGTCCATTCatagtttgagaaaaatatctAAGTTGCTCATAAGTCCATCCAGTAACTACTACCATTGCAATACATTCCTTGTAAGTCTTGACATCTGTCTACCTAACCTGAGGATTATTTCAGGCTTCATATGCAGAGTTTATAGCAGAAGCACAGGCAACTGCTTCTCGTTGTAAGTTAGCACTCTTTACCagaaattatgtcaaatcatCGTCCTTTTCTGATTGAAAAGCAGCTGAAGTCAAATGACTCCAACCATCTGTTTCTCCTTTTTATAGTCTAGCATATGTCTCTCTCTCACAACTTGTGGTATGTTACCTAAGAACGCCACCAATTAGAGCTCTAGCATATGCATGCTCTCGCAATACACATGGCAATTATTAACTCTGCAATGCCTgcatatttctttcaatttgtATCTTTAAGTGCATGCATGAAGTGAATTGTTGACATTACatgataaaaacaataaatccCTGCAGTCTGAAGAActatcgattttatttatttttcattttcattctatGTGAGGGTTCCAGTTTGCAAAACATCTCTCTCCGAGCTTGCAAAAACTTCTGAGAAAGCTATTGATTCACTTCGGAGCCGTTATGGGATCTCATCAACCGCAGCTTGATGCACTTGCTGGAATTCTTAGGTAAGGAGTGTTTGAAGCTTCTTCatagtcatatatatatttactcctGACTAATAGCTCACTCCAgatgaatttgttagtcaactCTTTTATGTCTAGaatgatttcaaaatatggAAAATAGTACACAATGGTTACATTTTATTACGTTTTGCTTTGGCGTCACTTGCCCGTGCATACCAAGATGAAACAACAGTAAACAGTCTCACACAGTGGTGATGAGAAACAAGATGTCCATTTTGTTAATCTTTGTTAAAACACCATCATAATAGAAATAAACTCAGATGATTAAAAAGGTGCTTGTTTGCAAATTATCTAGATCTAGTTAAATCAAATCATGATCCACAGGATATATGCATTAAGTTTGTGCGAACATGTCTTTTGACAGGATTCAAATGCTTACATTCTGGAGATTGCATGAAGAAGCCATCCGAGAGTCTGTTGCAGCAATTTTTAATGCCTGAAATAGTAAGTCTGAGTTAGTTGAGAGTCTTCTTTCTTCGTGATGGTAAATAACCTTCTTATATGTGCAATGGATTatcaaagaagaaagagaaaaatagatgTAGTCATTTAGCCATCTCTAGTAATTGACAAATAGATGTAGTCATTTAGCCATCTCTCGTAATTGACAAATAGATGTAGTCATTTAGCCATCTCTCGTAATTGACAGTAAAGTCTAGCTTCCTCCTTGATTCCCTTATCTGCATATGTTCTTATAAGAATTGTTTCGACTTGTTAGAAAAGCTTCCTATATTTGATCTCTCAGGAGAGAGGCCGATGTTGAATAATGTCCAGCTCTTAAGTGTCCCCCCAAAAGAAATGTAATACCAGTATATTTTAGCTTTTaacgaatatatatattttggttattttaaCTGGGATTTGGTTCATAGTAAGGGTGTAAATACCCAAATTTAGACACGGgctcaataaatattat comes from Sesamum indicum cultivar Zhongzhi No. 13 linkage group LG10, S_indicum_v1.0, whole genome shotgun sequence and encodes:
- the LOC105172741 gene encoding growth-regulating factor 4-like isoform X3, producing MSGTASTSVAVGLGIGGGGEMGYGGYRAPFTAVQWQELEHQAMIYKYLVAGLPVPPDLVMPIRRSFEALSARFFHHPSLGYCSYYGKKFDPEPGRCRRTDGKKWRCSKDAHPDSKYCERHMHRGRNRSRKPVESQSNSQPMSTAMSHISSGCGSNSGSFQVSGSGSFQNMPLYSVVNSEGSSFGSNVTKLQMEPISYGIDNKEFSFSPEVSGSVGSLGLGSCAGTGSWRLMPSQVPSSSLLKQKSDSLLLGPSSTQQNMPHAFEPITTTASKQRQQHCFLGNEIGSPGAVKQEQHPVHPFFSEWPTTKESWSTLDDDDGSNKNVFSSTQLSISIPRASSDFSSRAAYSQNGELKGLQL
- the LOC105172741 gene encoding growth-regulating factor 4-like isoform X1; this encodes MSGTASTSVAVGLGIGGGGEMGYGGYRAPFTAVQWQELEHQAMIYKYLVAGLPVPPDLVMPIRRSFEALSARFFHHPSLGYCSYYGKKFDPEPGRCRRTDGKKWRCSKDAHPDSKYCERHMHRGRNRSRKPVESQSNSQPMSTAMSHISSGCGSNSGSFQVSGSGSFQNMPLYSVVNSEGSSFGSNVTKLQMEPISYGIDNKEFRYVHGLTPDADDHSFSPEVSGSVGSLGLGSCAGTGSWRLMPSQVPSSSLLKQKSDSLLLGPSSTQQNMPHAFEPITTTASKQRQQHCFLGNEIGSPGAVKQEQHPVHPFFSEWPTTKESWSTLDDDDGSNKNVFSSTQLSISIPRASSDFSSRAAYSQNGELKGLQL
- the LOC105172744 gene encoding uncharacterized protein LOC105172744, whose translation is MRKRSTRKSAAAALLASPPPPPSATAADTRSPTLSPAESPAVQFDFNLNGFTDIATSLKKKSNRHGSAAASGSKRMLPAGFSPLPQLSRKSVNTISDLKDLASSNLDSIKRQLEMSHAELLKDNEASKCRLQKRFKLQTQECQKLMEEAEKNYKEMSDRINEGREAMKASYAEFIAEAQATASRFCKTSLSELAKTSEKAIDSLRSRYGISSTAA
- the LOC105172741 gene encoding growth-regulating factor 4-like isoform X2, which gives rise to MSGTASTSVAVGLGIGGGGEMGYGGYRAPFTAVQWQELEHQAMIYKYLVAGLPVPPDLVMPIRRSFEALSARFFHHPSLGYCSYYGKKFDPEPGRCRRTDGKKWRCSKDAHPDSKYCERHMHRGRNRSRKPVESQSNSQPMSTAMSHISSGCGSNSGSFQVSGSGSFQNMPLYSVVNSEGSSFGSNVTKLQMEPISYGIDNKEFRYVHGLTPDADDHSFSPEVSGSVGSLGLGSCAGTGSWRLMPSQVPSSSLLKQKSDSLLLGPSSTQQNMPHAFEPITTTASKQRQQHCFLGNEIGSPGAVKQEQHPVHPFFSEWPTTKESWSTLDDDDGSNKNVFSSTQLSISIPRASSDFSSRAAYSQNDA
- the LOC105172742 gene encoding cadmium-induced protein AS8-like isoform X2; this translates as MIIKSLFRRYERWNPVHPTYGTFWGIGAGIGCGIGWGPGFGPEVIGYVGAGCGAGFHVGITLLGVGIGLPANYLPTLSHSAFMVTRRGAIDDAQAGSVLESRSSAGNCWGDTGSHISDMKQREFVSFPGFKLDGLTQIRDFPDVKNMMVSHAKHISGCLESVSRRFFP
- the LOC105172742 gene encoding cadmium-induced protein AS8-like isoform X1; this translates as MIIKSLFRRYERWNPVHPTYGTFWGIGAGIGCGIGWGPGFGPEVIGYVGAGCGAGFHVGITLLGVGIGLPANYLPTLSHSDVLAFMVTRRGAIDDAQAGSVLESRSSAGNCWGDTGSHISDMKQREFVSFPGFKLDGLTQIRDFPDVKNMMVSHAKHISGCLESVSRRFFP